The Heterodontus francisci isolate sHetFra1 unplaced genomic scaffold, sHetFra1.hap1 HAP1_SCAFFOLD_210, whole genome shotgun sequence genome contains the following window.
agttagggcgcttgagagttacaagctagccaggaaggatctaaagggagggctaagaagagcaaggagaggacacgagaagtcattggcggataggatcaaagaaaaccctaaggctttctataggtatatcaggaataaacgaatgataagagttagaacagggccaatcaaggatagtagtgggaagttgtgtgcggaattagaggagataggggaagcgttaaatgaatatttttcgccagtatttacagtagaaaaagaaaatgttgccgaggagattactgagatacagcctactaggcgagatgggattgagattcacaaggaggaggtgttagcaattttggaaagagtgaaaatagataagtcccctgggccagatgggatttatcctaggattctctgggaagccagggaggagattgcagagccgttgttgttgatctttatgtcgtcattgtcgacaggagtagtgccggaggactggaggatagcaaatgttgtccccttgttcaagaaggggagtagagacagccctggtaattatagacctgtgagccttacttcggttgtgggtaaaatgttggaaaaggttataagagacaggatttataatcatcttgaaaagaataagttcatttgcgatagtcagcacggttttgtgaaaggtaggtcgtgcctcacaaatcttattgagtttttcgagaaggtgaccaaacaggtggatgagggtaaagccgtggatgtggtgtatttggatttcagtaaggcgtttgataaggttccccacggtaggctattgcagaaaatacggaagtatggggttgaaggtgctttagagctttggatcagaaattggctggctgaaagaagacagagggtggtggttgatggcaaatgttcatcctggagtttagttactagtggtgttccgcaaggttctgtttttgggccactgctgtttgtcatttttataaacgacctggatgagggtgtagaatggtgggttagtaaatttgcggatgacacgaaggtcggtggagttgtggatagtgtcgaatggtgttgtagggtacagagggacatagataggctgcagagctgggctgagagatggcaaatggagtttaatgcggagaagtgtgaggtgattcactttggaaggagtaacagcaatgcagagtattgggctaatgggaagattcttggtagtgtagatgagcagagagatcttggtatccaggtacataaatccctgaaagttgctacccaggttaatagggctgtgaagaaggcatatggtgtgttagcctttattagtagggggatcgagtttcggagccacgaggtcatgctgcagctgcacaaaactctggtgaggccgcaccttgagtattgcgtgcagttctggtcaccgcattataggagggatagctttggaaagggtgcagaggagatttactaggatgttgcctggtatggacggaaagtcttacgaggaaaggctgagggacttggggttgttttcgttggagagaacgaggaggagaggtgacttaatagagacatacaagataatcagagggttagatagtgtggatagtgagagtctttttcctcggatgaggatggcaaacacgaggggacatagctttaagttgaggggtgaaagatataggacagatgtcagaggtagtttctttccgcagagagtagtaggggcgtggaacgccctgcctgcaacagtagtagactcgccaactttcagggcatttaagttgtcattggatagacatatggatgtaaatggaatagtgtaggtcagatgatcggcgcaacatcgagggccgaagggcctgtactgcgctgtaatatcctaattctaattctaattctaaaaaagtgggtctggttccagtgaccgattgaacggctgctgcaaaactcccggattccctcattgcagcgaaatcattttgaaattctatgaaaacaatgagtgattctggaggagtgatgtggcttttcactgagggaatgtgtggactggggaaataactaagtgtggagcctcaggcactgtttacacagcccgtttagaaaatcaaatccactgcacatccttgctgcaactgaaatgtcaaatttggggattctagttttgtatctcgaacacagcacagatttattccaacacttgcaaacagcctatcccagctcccatttccaggtcactgctctctctgtgaggcggtgggtggctctcagaAGAGACTTTGCTGTGTTTGctcgaaagggtcgagttgttcagccgctgaattcgtagagagtgcggccctgccgtttcagagcgtacaccacatccatggcagtgaccgtcttgcgcttgccgTGTTCAGTGtatgtgaccgcatccctgatcacattctccaggaaaaccttcaacaccccgcgagtctcctcatcgatcaaacccgagatccgcttgaccccgccacggtgagccaggcggcggattgctggtttggtgatgccctggagatTATCAGGAAGCAATTTACGGTGCCGCCTTGTTCCGCCTTTGCCCAgttctttccctcctttacctctgccagactttcttttattaatttccaaaatatactttattcataaaaatccgttaaaaaaaatacattacaaaacagttccaaaaagcaccaaggcaaacaatacaaagagtgcaaaggagatcagtttccttcaatacaggagtgagttgcctcacaacccttccatttcatttctcaggcCATGTACATttaacagcaaacaaatattttctggctacagttcccaTGGATCCATCCCCTcatttcagcttggtggggggaccttacacagtggtctttccacattgagcctttgctgcgactgccccaagttttagtgcgtccctcagcacgtagtcctggaccttggaatgtgtcagtctgcaacattcggtcatggacaactctttgcgctggaataccagcaagtttcgggcagaccaaagatcgTCTTTcaatgaattgatagtcctccagcaacagttgatgtttatctcggtgtgcgtccctgggaacagcccacagagcacagactcctgtgctacagggctgcttgggatgaacctcgacaaaaaccactgcatctcttccacacctgctttgcaaagacacattccaggaagaggtgggcaacgtctcttttccaccacggccacctcgagggccgcgtgtggatggggtgagacttcgggtgtgcaggaaggatctgacggggaaggctattctcatcatcagccaggctacatcttggtgcttgtttgaaagttctgttgaTGAGGGATTCTgctaaatgactttggacttctgctcaggggaccatccgacaggatccaccatctccttttcccgtagggccttgaggatattccgtgcagaccactgcctgatggattggtggtcaaaggtgtttttccacagaaacttttccatgaaggataggcagtacggcaaagtccaactggatggagcattccgcggaaatatgaccaggcccatcctttgcaacaccggggacagatagaacctcaacacaaagtgacacttggtgtttgcaaactggggatctacacacagcttgatgcagctgcacacaaaggtagccataaggatgagggcgacgttgggtacacttttcccgcccttatctagaggtttgaacatcgtgtacctccggactcggaccattttggatccccagatgaagcgaaaaatggctcaggtgatcgccacagcgcaggaatgcggtgtgcgccagacctgcgccacggacagcaatgtgagcgcctcgcacctgatgaccaggttcttacccataatggagagagatcgctgttcccacatgctcagcttatgttgtaccatggctactcgctccttccaggttttggtgcacgtcccagcccttccaaaccatatccccagcatcttcaggtagtctgacctaacggtgaaggggacaaaggatcgatcagccgaattgccaaagaacatggcctcgctcttgccgtgtttaacattggctcccaaggccagctcgagctggtcgcagatgctcatcagtctgcgcacagacagtggatccgagcataaaacagcgacgtcatccatgtacagggaggttttaacctgagtgcctccgctgcctgggattgtcacccctctgatgctcgcattcttcccaatagactcagcaaagggttcaatactgcaaacaaacaagaccggggagagaggacagccctgtctgactccaggttggatcgggaaactttctgattcccacacattgattgagactgcactactgatgtttgtgtagagtagtttgacccaatttcagattccctccccaaaccccattttggaatgcacatccatcatgtaagtgtgcgatatcctgtcaaaagccttctcctggtccaggctgatgaggcaggtgtccaccctcctgtcccgtacataggtgatcatatccctgagaagCTCAAagatatcagagattgtcctgcctggtatagtattggTCTgaacggggtgaatcaccaactccagagcagacttgaatcgactggctatgacttttgacagaatcttgtagtcagcattaagcagaaattgggccaccaatttctgatttctgtcctctcccccttccgcttgtcgatgagggtgatgatgtctttcctcatggattctaacatgctgccagcctggagcatactcttgtttcctGCCAGACATGtcgattcttgcctcaaatcagtgcacaatgaaagagactgattccgtcaggacCCTTTTTATACAtgccacccggacctggctgagaaaggcagagtgagagcagggaggggaggagacaagagtgaagattaaacagagagctcgatggaggagacacccagagtgacagacagagagagaacggcccctcatctttcagctccacctccagtttcctccgggctgccaatttcaaaccctttattaacagtagaaccgaaacccagctctccacacaaacccttccagactcggccttcatagtcaaggctttccagaaagccggagcttttaaatatggtcccgatgcaattaacactcagtaatattcccacctaaacacagtccattccacAACAAGAAACCTACTCaggaacatcaccatttccacacacttccgcttccagcagtttacagcaccttactgcagctgtttggggaatctcctgtgttaagattggagttggaaagcggcctttacccggcagtgttattgtctcacactgaatctgctagacatcctgttctctttattacgagagagaaagcacggatttaggaaatgttcatttgaaatgatctctattgagaacgagcccggtcgtgggacaggtattccagtgcaaagatctgtccatgaccgagtattgcagactggcacattgcaacgtccaagactatgtgctgtgggacggcattaaagcttggggaagccaccatgga
Protein-coding sequences here:
- the LOC137363325 gene encoding histone H4-like, which produces MWKDHCYILEINKRKSGRGKGGKELGKGGTRRHRKLLPDNLQGITKPAIRRLAHRGGVKRISGLIDEETRGVLKVFLENVIRDAVTYTEHGKRKTVTAMDVVYALKRQGRTLYEFSG